Proteins encoded by one window of Fischerella sp. PCC 9605:
- a CDS encoding zinc-dependent metalloprotease, producing MKNWFVKLTAYILLFYNLLFGTNYAGANQVANIDLQQFNSLPGSEQLASADYSFKDNKKEDFWRFRETVKGTDKLDGLFTFYHSEENSKFYLEIKPEQLNKNYLCTVTLESGIGESGIYSGLPLQDFLFYFRRVNNHLHFVVRNVKFRTEKDEPEVRSLARSFSDSVLYALEIVSIDPYSKNILIDLDDLLMQDFPGLTSLLKYYLQADYHLEKNRSYFGDVNSFPLNVEIESIYGFSSPEGTYLVTLPDSRALTLKVHYSFSQLPENNGYIPRLADDRVGYFLTAFQDFSNNNSKEPFVRYINRWHLEPSDSSAPLSPPKKPIIFWIENAVPLEYRDAIREGVLMWNQAFEKVGFQNAIEVRQMPDDADWHPADVRYNTIRWFNSLDARFARGPARVNPLTGEILDADIIIDANMVRSIQQEYRVLTPSGVVETCHGTSLQSQESRVDKQGVWKDDFMLIPNPECIHGDSPRTLDTRLWTSQQRDSDLCYGMETSTQAAMGALALSLLQNAAPNSDEMKKYVHQYLRSLIAHEVGHTLGLRHNFHGSTMLAPGELNNTEITHSKGLVGSVMDYLPVNIAPQGVEQGDYFPTVIGPYDEWAIAYGYKPNPYSPEGAIAPEAEKPFLEQIALASPQPELSYATDEDIWDINPLANVWDMSSDVLLYSQWQMDNARAMWQRLDKRYPLKGESYSDLRVLFNRILRYYFRNASLLTQYIAGQSFGRHHADENTRPSFVPVSLEQQRQVLAKLQEYIFAEDAFSFPPQLLNQLAPSRWQHWGNFIPVSRLDYPIHDRIQHFQGAILRSLLNSDRLNRLRDIEFKTPLGQALSMPELFDTLQKDIWTEVLGTREAKPISSIRRSLQREHLNILLEMVLRTTDDVPEDSRTLAWYELRQLRKAIDASLKRSENLDIYTLAHLEETSDRITKALNAGLLSN from the coding sequence ATGAAAAATTGGTTCGTAAAATTAACAGCTTATATATTGTTATTTTATAACTTGTTGTTTGGCACAAACTATGCTGGAGCTAACCAAGTCGCAAATATTGATTTGCAGCAATTCAATTCATTACCAGGATCTGAACAATTAGCCAGTGCTGATTATAGTTTCAAAGACAACAAAAAGGAAGATTTTTGGCGATTTCGTGAAACAGTTAAAGGAACAGATAAATTAGATGGACTGTTCACGTTTTATCACAGTGAAGAAAACAGCAAATTTTATTTGGAAATTAAGCCGGAACAGCTAAATAAAAATTATCTATGTACAGTAACATTGGAATCTGGCATTGGAGAAAGCGGGATTTATAGTGGATTACCTCTGCAAGATTTCCTGTTCTACTTCCGGCGAGTGAATAATCATTTGCATTTTGTTGTTCGTAATGTCAAGTTCCGTACAGAAAAAGATGAACCAGAAGTGCGCTCGCTCGCTCGTTCATTTAGCGATTCAGTTCTTTATGCACTCGAAATCGTTAGTATTGACCCATACAGTAAAAATATTCTTATTGACCTAGATGATCTGCTCATGCAGGATTTTCCTGGATTAACTTCTCTATTAAAATATTATTTGCAGGCAGATTATCATCTGGAAAAAAATCGATCATATTTTGGCGATGTTAACAGCTTTCCTTTGAACGTAGAGATTGAATCTATTTACGGTTTTTCATCACCAGAAGGAACATATTTAGTAACTTTACCAGACAGCAGGGCACTCACCCTGAAAGTACACTACAGTTTTTCTCAACTGCCTGAAAACAACGGTTATATTCCCAGGCTAGCCGACGACAGAGTAGGATATTTTCTCACTGCCTTCCAGGATTTTTCTAACAATAATAGTAAAGAACCATTTGTGCGTTACATCAATCGTTGGCATCTTGAACCATCCGACAGTAGCGCACCGTTATCCCCACCTAAAAAGCCAATTATATTTTGGATTGAAAATGCTGTGCCACTGGAGTATCGCGACGCAATTCGTGAAGGCGTCTTGATGTGGAATCAAGCATTTGAAAAAGTAGGATTCCAAAATGCTATTGAAGTGCGGCAAATGCCAGATGATGCTGATTGGCACCCAGCAGATGTGCGCTACAACACGATTCGCTGGTTCAATTCTTTGGATGCAAGATTTGCTAGAGGGCCAGCCCGCGTCAATCCGTTGACTGGGGAAATCTTGGATGCAGATATCATTATTGATGCCAACATGGTGCGCTCAATTCAGCAAGAATATCGCGTCCTGACTCCGTCAGGAGTTGTAGAGACGTGCCATGGCACGTCTCTACAGAGTCAAGAGTCAAGGGTCGATAAACAAGGAGTTTGGAAGGATGATTTTATGCTTATTCCCAACCCCGAATGCATTCATGGGGACTCACCCCGGACTCTTGATACTCGACTGTGGACTTCTCAACAAAGAGATTCTGACCTCTGCTATGGTATGGAAACTTCAACTCAAGCAGCGATGGGGGCGCTGGCGTTGTCACTTTTGCAAAACGCTGCACCAAATAGTGACGAGATGAAGAAGTACGTACATCAATATTTACGTTCTCTCATCGCTCATGAAGTCGGACATACTCTTGGTTTGCGCCACAACTTTCACGGCAGCACTATGTTAGCGCCTGGGGAATTAAACAACACTGAAATCACTCACTCTAAGGGTTTGGTGGGTTCGGTGATGGACTATTTGCCCGTGAATATAGCACCCCAAGGAGTAGAACAAGGCGACTATTTTCCAACAGTTATTGGCCCCTACGACGAATGGGCAATTGCATACGGTTATAAACCTAACCCGTACTCTCCAGAAGGAGCGATCGCTCCTGAAGCTGAAAAGCCTTTTTTGGAACAGATTGCTTTGGCGTCGCCCCAACCAGAATTATCTTATGCTACTGATGAAGATATCTGGGACATCAATCCACTGGCAAATGTCTGGGACATGAGTAGCGATGTGCTGCTTTATTCCCAGTGGCAAATGGATAATGCCCGCGCGATGTGGCAGCGCCTTGACAAGCGTTACCCACTCAAAGGAGAAAGTTATAGCGACCTGCGCGTATTGTTTAATAGAATACTGAGATACTATTTTCGTAACGCCTCTTTGCTGACTCAATACATAGCTGGGCAGTCTTTTGGGCGTCATCATGCTGATGAGAATACTCGCCCTAGCTTTGTACCAGTTTCTTTAGAACAACAACGTCAGGTATTAGCGAAGTTACAAGAATATATATTTGCTGAGGATGCTTTCAGCTTCCCACCGCAATTGCTGAATCAGCTAGCACCTTCGCGCTGGCAACACTGGGGCAACTTTATACCTGTATCTCGCCTTGATTATCCAATTCACGATCGCATTCAGCATTTCCAAGGTGCGATACTGCGATCGCTCCTAAATAGCGATCGCTTAAATCGTCTGCGAGATATAGAATTCAAAACCCCGCTTGGACAAGCGCTTTCCATGCCGGAACTATTCGACACCCTGCAAAAAGACATTTGGACAGAAGTTTTAGGCACTAGGGAAGCAAAACCAATTTCTAGCATCCGCCGTTCATTGCAAAGAGAACATCTAAATATTTTGCTGGAGATGGTATTGCGTACTACTGATGATGTACCTGAAGATAGTCGTACACTAGCCTGGTATGAATTGCGCCAACTACGCAAAGCCATTGATGCCAGTCTCAAACGAAGTGAAAATCTTGATATTTACACATTAGCGCATTTGGAAGAGACGAGCGATCGCATTACCAAAGCATTAAACGCAGGATTGCTATCAAATTAA
- the nuoB gene encoding NADH-quinone oxidoreductase subunit NuoB: protein MSDTIVNPIERPQVTQQLSENVILTTVDDLYNWVKMSSLYPLMFGTACCFIEFSGMLGARFDLDRFGSFPRMTPRQADLIITAGTITMKYAPTLVRLYEQMPEPKYVIAMGACTITGGMFSADSPTAVRGVDKLIPVDVYLPGCPPRPEAIMDALIKLRKKIANESIQERQITQQTHRYYSISHQMKVVSPVHDGQYLKSPERQAPSPELTEATGLPLPLKLPATTANQD from the coding sequence ATGAGTGATACTATTGTTAATCCTATTGAGCGTCCTCAAGTGACGCAACAACTTTCTGAAAATGTCATTCTCACAACCGTAGATGACCTCTACAACTGGGTGAAAATGTCCAGTTTGTATCCACTGATGTTTGGCACAGCTTGCTGCTTTATCGAATTCAGTGGTATGCTTGGTGCCCGTTTTGATCTGGATCGATTCGGCTCTTTTCCTCGCATGACTCCCCGACAGGCAGATTTGATTATTACCGCAGGCACAATCACCATGAAGTATGCTCCTACGTTGGTGCGTCTCTATGAACAGATGCCAGAACCAAAGTACGTTATTGCGATGGGAGCTTGCACAATTACAGGAGGAATGTTCAGCGCAGATTCTCCAACCGCCGTTCGGGGTGTAGACAAGTTGATTCCTGTAGATGTCTATTTGCCGGGATGTCCACCCAGACCAGAGGCAATTATGGATGCACTTATCAAACTTCGCAAGAAAATTGCTAACGAAAGCATCCAGGAACGGCAAATTACCCAACAAACTCACCGCTATTACAGTATTTCCCACCAAATGAAGGTAGTATCTCCTGTCCACGATGGGCAATATCTGAAAAGCCCAGAAAGGCAAGCCCCATCTCCAGAACTTACTGAAGCAACAGGTTTGCCATTGCCTTTGAAACTGCCAGCAACCACAGCCAATCAAGATTAA
- the sbcD gene encoding exonuclease subunit SbcD, whose translation MIKILHLSDIHMGSGFSHGRINPETGLNTRLEDFVKTLSCCIDKALTEPVDLVVFGGDAFPDATPPPYVQEAFASQFRRLVDVQIPTVLLVGNHDQHSQGQGGASLCIYRTLGVPGVVVGDTLKTHRIQTRNGLVQIITLPWLTRSTLMTRQESEGLSLSEVHQLLTERLQVVLEAEIRRLDPNVPTILLGHLMADNASLGAERFLAVGKGFTIPLSMLTRSCFDYVALGHVHRHQNLNKSNDPPVVYPGSIERVDFSEEKEEKGYVMVELERFCAKWEFYPLPARSFRTIEVDVSKAEDPQAAIIKAIAKYNIENAVVRLIYKLRSEQLDLIDNAALHQALIPAHTYTIQPELVSQLARPRVPELSASNSIDPIEALKTYLNNREDLKDIAASMLEAAHQLLAADEEDWLESTPIEENTNQLNQTSSGNTNHQLKLL comes from the coding sequence ATGATTAAGATCCTCCATCTTTCAGATATCCACATGGGAAGCGGTTTCTCCCACGGACGCATCAACCCTGAAACAGGACTAAATACACGGTTGGAGGATTTTGTCAAGACTCTGTCTTGCTGTATTGACAAAGCATTGACAGAGCCTGTGGATCTTGTCGTCTTTGGCGGTGATGCCTTTCCCGATGCTACACCACCGCCTTATGTTCAGGAAGCTTTTGCCAGTCAGTTTCGCCGTCTTGTGGATGTTCAAATTCCTACGGTATTGTTGGTGGGCAATCATGACCAACATTCGCAAGGGCAGGGAGGAGCAAGTCTATGTATTTACCGCACTTTAGGTGTGCCAGGGGTTGTGGTAGGTGATACATTAAAGACTCACCGTATCCAAACTCGCAATGGTCTGGTGCAAATCATTACCTTACCTTGGCTGACTCGTTCCACGTTGATGACTCGCCAAGAAAGTGAAGGTTTATCTCTAAGCGAAGTACATCAACTGTTAACTGAACGTCTGCAAGTTGTTTTGGAAGCAGAAATTCGCCGGCTCGATCCGAATGTACCAACTATTCTTTTGGGTCACTTGATGGCTGATAATGCCAGTTTAGGAGCTGAGCGTTTTTTGGCAGTAGGTAAAGGCTTTACAATCCCCCTTTCCATGCTGACGCGATCTTGTTTTGACTATGTAGCTTTAGGGCACGTCCACCGCCACCAGAACTTAAATAAATCAAACGATCCGCCGGTGGTGTACCCAGGGAGTATTGAACGGGTGGACTTTAGTGAAGAAAAGGAAGAAAAAGGCTATGTGATGGTTGAGTTGGAACGCTTTTGCGCTAAGTGGGAATTTTATCCTTTGCCAGCCCGGAGTTTCCGCACAATCGAGGTGGATGTATCGAAAGCAGAAGATCCGCAAGCGGCAATCATCAAAGCGATCGCCAAGTACAATATTGAAAATGCAGTTGTCAGATTAATTTATAAACTTCGTTCCGAACAGTTGGACTTAATTGATAATGCTGCACTGCATCAGGCATTAATTCCAGCTCATACCTACACAATTCAACCAGAATTGGTGAGTCAGTTGGCTAGACCTCGCGTTCCTGAATTAAGCGCTAGTAACAGCATCGACCCCATAGAAGCACTAAAAACATACTTAAACAACCGTGAAGATTTGAAAGATATCGCAGCATCAATGTTAGAAGCTGCACATCAACTGCTAGCCGCAGATGAGGAAGATTGGTTAGAATCCACTCCTATAGAGGAAAACACCAATCAACTTAATCAGACATCATCAGGTAATACAAATCATCAGTTGAAACTACTTTAA
- the cysH gene encoding phosphoadenosine phosphosulfate reductase, with translation MTTSTVSTNQNANFDLEQLNQKYENAHPREILAWSVENIPTGLVQTSAFNVDDILITDILYRELKHPVPVIFLDTLYHFRETLELVEKAKEIYNLDLKVYKTPDVNTREAFAAKYGEALWDKDIAKFHEITKIEPLQRGLAELNTIAWITGRRRDQAATRANMPIFEIDGNGRIKINPLANWTRKQTWTYVSENGMIYNPLHDKGYPSIGDEPITTPVAEGEDERAGRWRGSGKTECGIHI, from the coding sequence ATGACCACTTCCACTGTATCTACAAATCAAAATGCCAATTTTGACTTGGAGCAACTAAATCAGAAGTATGAAAATGCTCATCCAAGAGAAATACTGGCATGGTCTGTAGAAAATATTCCTACAGGATTGGTGCAAACTAGTGCTTTTAACGTTGATGACATTTTAATCACGGATATTCTTTACCGTGAACTTAAGCACCCAGTACCTGTGATCTTTCTCGACACACTATACCACTTCCGCGAAACTTTGGAATTGGTAGAAAAAGCCAAAGAAATTTACAACCTAGATTTGAAAGTTTACAAAACTCCCGATGTAAATACCCGTGAAGCGTTTGCAGCTAAATACGGCGAAGCCCTTTGGGATAAAGATATTGCCAAATTCCATGAAATAACTAAAATTGAACCTTTACAACGGGGTCTTGCGGAACTAAACACCATTGCTTGGATCACCGGACGCCGTCGCGATCAAGCCGCGACTCGCGCGAATATGCCTATATTTGAAATTGATGGCAACGGTCGGATCAAAATCAATCCCCTAGCCAATTGGACACGCAAACAGACCTGGACTTATGTCTCTGAGAATGGGATGATTTACAACCCCCTCCACGACAAAGGTTATCCCAGTATTGGCGATGAACCCATTACTACCCCAGTAGCCGAAGGAGAAGACGAACGCGCTGGACGCTGGCGGGGTAGTGGTAAAACTGAGTGTGGAATCCATATTTAG
- a CDS encoding response regulator, with protein MRINIQYNAGQLRNILQDLRSQHTNGCVYIHAIVDSCQKLRSRAVVLKNGEIVYGGSRVPNNQEFARMIGLKISHSWADTAIKYAMQKLQNQSSFRELLEQIVRIRVFKWEEIESAVHAQVVQVLEQTLPYPGRLELDSAVECDLSYGKEGHGLDWYRLILDVAHRRQQWATLAPVVPSMEAVPQLSAIGRQAVTNNKVQHLHKLIDGERSLIEIAEQLDQDPLEVARLYMTWVRPGWVTFGEKAPQPQITQVISAVEKQRSIILSVDDSPVVQILIKRALSDRYQVLFASNAVDALRLMNTNPIALLLLDVTMPDIDGLEFCRTVRSIPKFKQLPIIMVTARDKFSDKLRGQIAGSTHYLTKPFEPKQLLEIVDKYIHKESNSSQATPQNVVIADRSSE; from the coding sequence ATGCGAATAAATATTCAGTACAACGCAGGGCAATTACGTAATATCCTACAAGATTTGCGAAGTCAGCATACCAATGGATGTGTTTATATACACGCGATTGTAGATTCTTGCCAAAAGTTAAGATCTCGTGCTGTAGTTTTGAAAAATGGCGAAATTGTTTATGGCGGCTCAAGAGTTCCAAATAATCAAGAATTTGCAAGAATGATTGGGCTGAAGATTAGCCACAGTTGGGCTGATACTGCCATTAAATATGCCATGCAAAAGTTACAAAATCAATCATCCTTTCGAGAACTTTTAGAACAAATCGTCCGGATACGAGTGTTCAAATGGGAGGAGATTGAAAGCGCTGTTCATGCTCAAGTTGTGCAAGTGTTAGAGCAAACATTGCCCTATCCTGGACGGTTAGAGTTAGACTCTGCTGTCGAGTGTGACCTGAGTTACGGGAAAGAAGGTCACGGTTTAGACTGGTATAGATTAATTCTAGACGTAGCTCATCGTCGCCAGCAATGGGCTACACTTGCTCCTGTTGTCCCCTCTATGGAGGCTGTTCCTCAACTTTCAGCAATTGGTCGGCAAGCAGTTACAAATAACAAGGTGCAGCATCTACATAAGTTGATCGATGGGGAGCGATCGCTCATTGAAATTGCCGAACAATTAGACCAAGACCCCTTGGAAGTAGCCCGTTTATATATGACATGGGTAAGACCAGGCTGGGTTACATTTGGCGAAAAAGCACCCCAACCTCAAATAACTCAAGTAATATCTGCTGTTGAAAAGCAACGTTCAATTATTCTAAGTGTTGATGACAGTCCTGTAGTGCAGATATTGATTAAGCGGGCGTTGAGCGATCGCTATCAGGTACTTTTTGCAAGTAATGCTGTAGATGCCCTCAGACTCATGAATACCAATCCCATTGCACTGCTGCTTTTAGATGTCACCATGCCAGATATTGATGGGTTAGAATTCTGCCGCACAGTACGCAGCATCCCGAAATTTAAACAGTTACCTATTATTATGGTCACGGCACGAGATAAATTCTCTGATAAACTCCGAGGTCAAATTGCTGGTTCTACTCATTATTTAACCAAACCATTTGAACCTAAACAATTACTAGAAATTGTAGATAAATATATTCACAAAGAATCCAACTCTTCGCAAGCAACCCCTCAGAATGTAGTTATTGCTGATAGGAGTTCAGAATAA
- a CDS encoding chemotaxis protein CheW: MKNKEYLTFRIHNLLYGIDADVIQEMFPLPELIPITEAPSDIIGILLLREQIVPIVHIGVLLDYPLKDCQLSDYVIVVLWKGLQIGLLVHEVNQVLELDATVIEQETFFGLINHVNAAFIAGIAKVKSDTILLLNFEKLIRQPDALVTLIWDAESQLDRITAFTSFFYDLYCPNATSEERAIFKQRADNLRQSVQDLKFTTNLIPLAVIGFGKEYFGFELELIQEFTDIRNLTPIPCCPKHIIGNMNLRGEIITLVDIRNILNLSITPVKVGSKAVVVQIDDIVAGLPVDQVFEVVYINSAEIIPLPTGNKQYLLGTAPFQEKTLSVIDLRKIFINGELEVNEEV; encoded by the coding sequence ATGAAAAATAAAGAATACCTGACATTTCGCATACACAATTTGTTATATGGAATCGATGCAGATGTGATTCAAGAAATGTTCCCTCTTCCGGAACTAATTCCCATTACTGAAGCACCTAGCGATATTATCGGGATTCTGCTCTTGCGAGAACAAATCGTGCCGATCGTACATATAGGTGTACTTCTAGATTATCCATTAAAAGATTGCCAATTGAGTGATTACGTCATTGTTGTACTATGGAAAGGCTTGCAAATTGGCTTACTGGTTCACGAAGTCAATCAAGTGCTAGAACTTGATGCCACAGTTATTGAACAAGAAACCTTTTTTGGACTTATTAATCATGTTAACGCTGCATTTATTGCTGGTATTGCTAAGGTAAAATCAGACACAATTTTATTGCTCAACTTTGAGAAATTAATTCGTCAACCAGACGCTTTAGTCACTTTGATTTGGGATGCAGAAAGCCAATTAGATCGAATCACAGCTTTTACCAGCTTCTTCTACGATTTATATTGTCCCAATGCTACTTCAGAAGAAAGAGCTATTTTCAAACAGCGAGCCGATAATCTCCGGCAATCGGTTCAAGACTTAAAATTTACAACAAATCTGATTCCTTTAGCAGTAATCGGCTTTGGTAAAGAATACTTTGGATTTGAATTGGAACTGATACAAGAGTTCACTGATATTCGCAATTTGACACCAATTCCCTGTTGTCCAAAGCATATCATCGGCAACATGAATTTGCGCGGAGAAATTATCACTTTAGTTGATATTCGGAATATTTTAAATCTCTCTATCACCCCCGTCAAAGTTGGTTCTAAGGCTGTGGTAGTTCAGATTGATGATATTGTTGCCGGATTACCCGTAGATCAAGTGTTTGAGGTAGTCTATATAAATTCTGCCGAAATTATTCCCTTACCCACTGGCAATAAACAATATCTTCTGGGAACTGCTCCTTTTCAAGAAAAAACGCTTAGTGTTATAGACTTACGTAAAATTTTTATCAATGGAGAGTTAGAAGTGAACGAAGAAGTTTAA
- a CDS encoding CHASE3 domain-containing protein gives MLNKIPGKSPLKVNQIVPIGFGIVIVLAGVATAFSEFAKVKLAENQRWINHTFEVQAKLKQLEKDLVDAENGQRGFLVTGKENYLEPYTSGRKNFQEHSQDLKQLVSDNQTQLDRTQKIVEIAQQKFAELEQTIAIKKAGKYQEVVNLILSNKGKQIMDEIRNQLAQMSTEQQKLLDQRKQASDQLQQLSSVIAWSGWLVCLGVGIYISYYVAAYILNFIVQPITNAAQAVASSSANITETVSEQERIILQQSASVNETTTTIEELGVSALQSAGQAETSAGEAKQALVLAEGGTKTVGLTIEGISDLKEQVTAIANQIVRLSEQTAQISIVSDLVADLANQTNMLALNAGVEAARAGEQGKGFAVVASEIRKLADQSRKSADRINSLVNEVQTAINSTVMVTDEGTKKATQGIRLVSETGDVFTSIAGALNSVFLNSQQIAQSAKHQAVAVQQVVSAMNAINLGAKETAASIIQVREVTYELNKAAQNLQAVAE, from the coding sequence ATGCTAAATAAAATTCCAGGCAAATCACCTCTAAAGGTTAATCAAATTGTACCTATAGGTTTTGGAATTGTGATTGTTTTGGCAGGAGTTGCTACAGCTTTTTCTGAATTTGCTAAGGTGAAATTGGCAGAAAATCAGCGATGGATCAATCACACATTTGAAGTACAAGCAAAACTAAAGCAGTTAGAAAAAGATTTAGTTGATGCCGAAAATGGACAACGAGGTTTTCTGGTGACAGGTAAAGAAAACTACTTGGAACCATATACTAGTGGACGCAAAAATTTTCAAGAGCACAGCCAAGATTTGAAGCAGTTAGTCAGCGATAATCAAACTCAGCTTGATCGAACTCAAAAAATAGTAGAAATAGCTCAGCAAAAATTCGCGGAATTGGAACAAACTATTGCGATTAAAAAAGCTGGTAAATATCAAGAAGTGGTTAACTTGATACTTTCCAATAAAGGCAAGCAGATTATGGATGAAATTAGAAATCAGCTTGCCCAAATGAGTACGGAACAGCAGAAACTGCTAGATCAAAGAAAACAAGCATCAGATCAACTTCAGCAATTGTCATCTGTGATTGCTTGGAGTGGATGGCTTGTTTGCTTAGGAGTCGGAATTTACATCTCCTATTATGTTGCTGCTTATATTCTTAACTTCATTGTGCAGCCTATTACTAATGCAGCCCAAGCAGTTGCTTCTTCTTCTGCAAATATTACTGAAACAGTTTCTGAGCAAGAACGCATCATCTTGCAGCAGTCTGCCTCAGTAAATGAAACTACCACGACTATCGAAGAACTGGGGGTTTCTGCACTTCAATCTGCTGGACAAGCCGAAACCTCCGCCGGCGAAGCAAAGCAAGCCTTAGTTCTCGCTGAGGGAGGAACTAAGACAGTGGGTCTGACAATTGAAGGTATCTCGGATCTGAAAGAGCAAGTGACAGCGATCGCCAACCAGATTGTCCGCCTCAGCGAACAGACCGCCCAAATTTCCATAGTTTCTGACTTGGTAGCAGATTTGGCAAACCAAACAAACATGCTAGCCCTGAATGCAGGCGTAGAAGCAGCGCGGGCGGGAGAACAGGGTAAAGGCTTTGCCGTGGTAGCTAGTGAAATTCGCAAACTCGCCGATCAAAGTCGGAAGTCTGCTGACCGGATTAACAGCTTGGTTAACGAAGTGCAAACTGCGATTAACTCTACCGTGATGGTAACTGATGAAGGTACAAAAAAAGCTACGCAGGGAATCAGGCTAGTTTCAGAAACTGGTGATGTGTTTACAAGCATTGCTGGTGCCCTCAACAGTGTATTCCTCAACAGCCAACAAATTGCCCAGAGTGCCAAACACCAAGCTGTTGCCGTCCAGCAAGTCGTCTCAGCCATGAATGCCATCAATCTAGGGGCAAAAGAAACAGCAGCTAGTATCATCCAGGTTAGAGAAGTTACCTACGAACTCAACAAAGCCGCTCAAAATCTTCAAGCTGTAGCCGAGTAA